In Anaerolineae bacterium, a single window of DNA contains:
- a CDS encoding M67 family metallopeptidase yields MLSLPVAMVEAMIAHARQVYPDEACGLIGGIGTEGRMIWPIHNVADDPMVRFRMAPDEQVRALAAFEGRGWELIAIYHSHPTGPPRPSDTDIAEAQYPAAFYIIISLADLIHPAVTVWTIRDGRARSVLWQVKSD; encoded by the coding sequence ATGCTGTCGCTCCCAGTGGCGATGGTCGAGGCGATGATCGCCCATGCTCGCCAGGTCTATCCCGATGAGGCATGCGGCCTGATCGGCGGGATCGGCACAGAGGGGCGGATGATCTGGCCGATCCACAATGTAGCTGATGACCCTATGGTGCGCTTCCGCATGGCACCTGACGAGCAGGTGCGTGCTCTTGCCGCCTTCGAAGGCCGGGGATGGGAGTTGATCGCCATCTATCATTCGCACCCGACTGGCCCGCCGCGGCCCTCGGATACCGATATCGCCGAAGCGCAGTACCCTGCCGCCTTCTACATCATTATCAGCCTGGCGGATCTGATTCACCCTGCTGTGACGGTGTGGACCATCCGCGATGGGCGGGCGCGGTCCGTCCTGTGGCAGGTCAAATCAGACTGA
- a CDS encoding prepilin peptidase, producing the protein MSIIDIVLGGLIGILAGGIANALADYLPAARFVAAGEADARGRPLRPHYPDGSVRQPVTWLALLAFAAGRRESPGGARLGWRHLLVEAGLGIACALIVGHYGWSGQTLFNLLVVAILALITVIDIEHRLILLAVILPACLVALLRSLFAPPPAWQDAVLGGGLGFLLFFVMYLGGLGFSRLMRTDTVAFGFGDVLLGTLSGMLLGWRLILLALILTILLGAAGSLLYLLSRFISRRRYSLFTALPYGPYIVLATVLMIFWRDEIRALLIR; encoded by the coding sequence ATGTCCATCATTGACATAGTGCTGGGCGGGCTGATCGGTATCCTAGCTGGTGGAATTGCCAACGCGCTGGCGGATTACCTGCCAGCGGCGCGTTTTGTTGCCGCCGGTGAGGCGGATGCTAGAGGCCGTCCGTTGCGCCCGCACTACCCGGACGGATCGGTTCGCCAGCCGGTCACCTGGCTGGCATTGCTGGCCTTTGCCGCCGGGCGGCGGGAATCACCGGGCGGGGCGCGGCTGGGATGGCGGCATCTGCTGGTAGAGGCCGGGCTGGGTATCGCCTGCGCTCTGATTGTGGGGCATTATGGCTGGTCCGGACAAACGCTTTTCAACCTGCTCGTTGTGGCAATCCTGGCGTTAATCACAGTCATCGACATCGAACATCGCCTGATTTTGCTGGCAGTGATTCTTCCGGCGTGTCTGGTGGCGCTGCTGAGAAGCTTATTCGCGCCACCCCCTGCCTGGCAGGATGCCGTGCTTGGCGGCGGGCTGGGCTTCCTGCTGTTCTTTGTGATGTATCTGGGCGGGCTGGGCTTTTCCCGCCTGATGCGGACAGATACAGTGGCCTTTGGCTTTGGCGATGTGTTGCTGGGAACGCTGAGCGGGATGCTGCTGGGCTGGCGGCTGATACTCCTCGCGCTGATCCTGACGATCTTGCTGGGGGCAGCGGGATCGCTCCTGTATCTGCTGAGCCGCTTTATCAGCCGGCGGCGTTACAGCCTGTTCACGGCGTTGCCCTACGGGCCTTATATTGTGCTGGCGACTGTCCTGATGATATTCTGGCGGGATGAGATCCGCGCCCTGCTGATCCGCTGA
- a CDS encoding ferredoxin family protein, whose amino-acid sequence MTHIITSLCLRDGACVEVCPVECIVPGFPESEWPWYFIDPDTCIDCGACVPECPFEAIFPEEEVPAQYTMAAGQERYPFGGERYTAKGGEVVDLTADIQHNYDFFSKGPGYDSAP is encoded by the coding sequence ATGACTCACATCATCACGAGTCTGTGCCTGCGTGATGGCGCTTGCGTCGAGGTGTGCCCGGTCGAGTGCATTGTTCCAGGCTTCCCGGAGTCAGAGTGGCCCTGGTACTTCATTGACCCTGACACCTGCATTGACTGCGGTGCCTGTGTTCCGGAATGCCCGTTTGAGGCCATCTTCCCTGAGGAAGAAGTACCGGCCCAGTATACGATGGCTGCTGGCCAGGAACGTTATCCTTTCGGCGGGGAACGCTATACTGCCAAGGGTGGCGAGGTGGTGGATCTGACCGCGGACATCCAGCACAACTACGACTTCTTCTCGAAAGGTCCTGGTTACGACTCTGCCCCGTAA
- a CDS encoding superoxide dismutase: protein MAFELPPLPYDYNALEPYIDEATMRLHHDKHHAAYTNNLNAAIEGTDLANLSIEEILRKGVAVLPTAVRNHGGGFYNHNLFWRMMSPRGGGTPTGELAKAINQTFGGFDTFKEQFSKAAATLFGSGWAWLVYASGRLEVSSTPNQDCPLMEGKTPLLALDVWEHAYYLKYQNRRPEYIAAWWNVVNWDYVAELYAAARG from the coding sequence ATGGCTTTTGAACTTCCCCCGCTTCCTTATGACTATAACGCGCTGGAACCGTATATCGATGAAGCGACGATGCGGCTGCATCATGACAAGCATCACGCCGCTTACACCAACAATCTTAACGCTGCTATTGAAGGCACCGATCTGGCTAATCTGAGCATCGAGGAAATCCTGCGCAAGGGTGTGGCGGTGCTGCCCACAGCGGTACGCAACCACGGCGGTGGTTTTTATAACCACAATCTTTTCTGGCGGATGATGAGTCCACGGGGCGGCGGTACGCCCACGGGCGAGCTGGCCAAAGCCATCAACCAGACTTTTGGCGGTTTTGACACCTTTAAGGAGCAGTTTTCCAAGGCGGCAGCGACTCTGTTTGGCTCCGGCTGGGCCTGGCTTGTCTACGCCAGCGGCAGGCTAGAAGTCAGCAGCACTCCCAACCAGGACTGCCCGCTGATGGAAGGCAAGACGCCCCTCCTGGCTCTGGATGTCTGGGAGCACGCTTACTACCTGAAGTACCAGAACCGCCGTCCGGAATACATTGCTGCGTGGTGGAATGTGGTCAACTGGGACTACGTGGCGGAGCTTTACGCCGCCGCCAGGGGCTAA
- the mnmA gene encoding tRNA 2-thiouridine(34) synthase MnmA, whose translation MMPGPRVVVAMSGGVDSSVAAALLIEQGYEVVGMMLRLWAEDFVAEDQVCDTHNRCCTPDQMRDARRVADLLGIPFYVLDTREVFRQQIVQRFIDGYASGETPNPCLACNRHIRFTHLLNHALALDAEYLATGHYARLWRASDGRIALLKGIDEAKDQSYVLSVLRQEQLRHALFPVGDYHKAEVRALAERFGLPVASKHDSQDLCFLADGDYRRFLRQYASDAIRPGPIMTTAGDILGQHTGLPDYTIGQRKGLGISYAEPLYVLAKDTTRNALIVGTRAELGKIVLVARDVNWISGEPPAESLRATVKIRYKARPATATVTPLSGDRVHVRFDAPLRDIAPGQGAVFYDGDRCLGSGIIEQAVDGP comes from the coding sequence CTGATGCCCGGTCCGCGTGTCGTCGTTGCCATGAGCGGCGGCGTAGATAGCTCGGTCGCTGCTGCTCTGTTGATCGAACAGGGGTATGAAGTCGTCGGCATGATGCTACGCCTGTGGGCGGAGGACTTCGTCGCCGAAGACCAGGTCTGCGATACGCATAACCGCTGCTGCACACCTGATCAAATGCGTGATGCCCGCCGTGTGGCCGACCTGCTGGGAATCCCATTTTATGTCCTCGACACGCGCGAGGTCTTCCGCCAGCAGATCGTCCAGCGCTTCATCGACGGCTATGCTTCCGGCGAAACGCCTAATCCCTGCCTGGCCTGTAACCGGCACATCCGCTTCACTCACCTGCTGAACCACGCTCTGGCTCTGGACGCGGAATACCTGGCCACCGGGCATTATGCCCGCCTGTGGCGCGCCAGCGACGGGCGCATAGCGTTACTCAAAGGGATCGATGAGGCCAAAGACCAGAGCTACGTCCTGAGCGTCCTGCGACAGGAGCAACTCCGGCATGCGCTGTTTCCCGTTGGGGACTACCACAAAGCAGAAGTGCGCGCCCTGGCGGAACGATTTGGCCTGCCCGTCGCCAGCAAGCACGATAGCCAGGACCTGTGCTTCCTGGCGGACGGCGACTACCGGCGCTTCCTGCGCCAGTACGCTTCGGATGCCATCCGCCCCGGCCCGATCATGACGACTGCCGGCGACATCCTGGGGCAGCACACCGGCCTGCCGGATTACACCATCGGCCAGCGCAAGGGACTGGGCATCAGCTATGCCGAACCGCTGTACGTCCTGGCCAAGGATACAACCCGCAACGCTCTGATCGTCGGGACGCGCGCCGAACTGGGAAAGATCGTGCTGGTAGCCCGCGACGTGAACTGGATTAGCGGGGAGCCACCAGCGGAATCCCTGCGGGCGACAGTGAAGATCCGCTACAAGGCCCGGCCTGCCACCGCAACTGTTACCCCTCTGTCCGGCGATCGCGTTCACGTCCGCTTTGATGCGCCACTGCGTGATATCGCCCCTGGCCAGGGCGCAGTGTTCTATGATGGCGATCGTTGCCTGGGCAGCGGAATCATCGAACAGGCAGTTGATGGCCCGTAA